The following proteins are co-located in the Neofelis nebulosa isolate mNeoNeb1 chromosome 18, mNeoNeb1.pri, whole genome shotgun sequence genome:
- the LOC131501432 gene encoding serine protease 29-like gives MLWLLLLTPFFSGTCVVGSPASLSGNELVGIVGGQSAPQGKWPWQVSLKVYNYNWASWVHICGGSLIHPQWVLTAAHCIDRKDADPAAYRIHAGDVYLYGGRTLLNVTRVIVHPDYINAHLGADVALLQLSHSVKYTANVRPVKLSSALLEVTPEDECWVTGWGTVMVHQSLPPPYRLQQVAVSVVENAVCDQQYHNATSHRLAGRKIIQDDMLCAGTEGRDSCQGDSGGPLVCNTMGAWHLVGVVSWGDSCAVRNRPGVYARVQTYVPWITQQIGRGL, from the exons ATGCTGTGGCTGTTGCTTCTGACCCCCTTCTTCTCGGGGACCTGCGTCGTGGGGAGCCCAG CCTCCCTATCTGGAAACGAGCTGGTGGGCATCGTCGGGGGCCAGAGTGCCCCCCAGGGGAAGTGGCCGTGGCAGGTCAGCCTGAAAGTCTACAATTATAACTGGGCCTCCTGGGTGCACATCTGCGGGGGCTCCCTCATCCACCCCCAGTGGGTGCTGACCGCCGCCCACTGCATCGACCG GAAGGACGCTGACCCGGCAGCTTACCGCATCCATGCCGGGGACGTGTACCTCTACGGGGGGAGGACGCTGCTGAATGTGACCCGCGTTATCGTCCACCCCGACTACATCAACGCCCATCTGGGTGCGGACGTGGCCCTGCTCCAGCTGTCACACTCTGTGAAATACACGGCTAACGTCAGGCCTGTCAAGCTCTCGTCGGCCCTGCTTGAAGTCACCCCAGAGGACGAGTGCTGGGTGACCGGCTGGGGCACCGTCATGGTGCACC AGTCGCTGCCTCCGCCCTACCGACTGCAGCAGGTGGCGGTGAGCGTGGTGGAGAACGCCGTCTGTGACCAGCAGTACCACAACGCCACCAGCCACCGCTTGGCGGGCAGGAAGATCATCCAGGACGACATGCTGTGTGCGGGGACCGAGGGCCGGGACTCCTGCCAG ggCGACTCTGGAGGCCCTCTGGTCTGCAACACGATGGGTGCTTGGCACTTGGTGGGAGTGGTCAGCTGGGGTGACAGCTGTGCCGTGAGAAACCGTCCCGGGGTCTACGCTCGCGTCCAGACGTACGTGCCCTGGATCACGCAGCAAATCGGGAGGGGCCTCTGA